The Desulfonatronum thiosulfatophilum DNA segment CTTCGCCGGTCATTTGGACTTCGCTGCGGGTGCTGCCGGACAACCCACAGGACATCGACACCTATCGCACGTTTTTCGAGAATGAAGTCCGTCAGAATCTGGAGCGGGTGGAAGGGGTCGCGGATCTTTTCGTCTTCGGGGGCACGCAGCGGGAAATGCATGTCGTGGTCCTGCCGGAGCGGCTTGCGGCTTATGGCATGACCCTGAACGAGGTCGTACGCGGCCTGCAGTCCGAGAACGTGAATGTGGCCGCCGGCAGCATCGACGTGGGGCGGAGGGATTATCGAATCCGCACTGTGGCGGAGTTTCAAAGCCCCGCGGAGATCGAGAACATTCCCCTGCGGTCCACCGGTCTGCAACGGGTCTTCTTACGCGACGTGGGTCATGCCGAATTCGGCTATGAAAAGCCCTCGGCAGCCATGCTGCATAAAGGCCAGAAGGGCATCACCGTGGGCGTGCAGGCCGAACCCGGAACCAACGTCCTGGATCTGACCGACCGGATGGAGGCAGTGGTTCAGGGGCTGAATCGGGACCTGCTCAATCCCAACGGCTTGAACCTGGAATGGCTGGCGGACGAGCGCAATTACATCCTGGGAGCCATCGGGCTGGTGCAGCAGAACATCCTGATTGGCGGAACCCTGGCCTTGATCGTGCTCTTCGTATTCCTGCGGCGCATCTCCACCACGAGCATCGCCGCCGGGGCAATTCCGATCAGCATTATCGGCACCTTCATTTTTATGAACGCCCTGGGCCGCAATCTGAACGTGGTCAGCCTGGCCGGAATCTCCTTTGCCGTGGGCATGCTTGTCGACAGCACCATCGTGGTTTTGGAAAACATCGATCGTCACCTAAAGATGCGCAAGCCCACCTGTCAGGCCGCCCTGGACGGAACCCGGGAAGTCTGGGGGGCCATTCTGGCATCCACCCTGACCACCGTGGCCGTCTTCCTGCCGGTGGTGTTCATTCAGGAGGAGGCCGGGCAGCTGTTCAAGGACATCGCCATTGCCGTGACCTGCGCCATCAGTCTGAGCCTGCTGGTTTCAGTGATGGTCATCCCTTCCCTGACCTGCCAAATTTTCCGAGTGGTCAGTTCGGTCAAGCCGCGGGATCTCGGGCCCCTGCAGCGGCTGGGCGGCTTCATGGTCAATCTGATCATGTTTTTCGTGCGCCAAGCCGTGCGCAACTGGTTCACCCGCATTCTGACCGTCAGCGGTCTGACCGCCGCGGCCCTGCTCATCGCCTGGCTGTTCTTCCCGAAAATGGATTACCTCCCCCAGGGAAACCGCAATCTGATCCTGAACATTCTCATTCCGCCACCCGGGTTGTCCTACCCGGAGAGGGTGGAGATCGGCCGGCACATTCATGAGCGGCTACAGCCCCATTATGATCAGGACCGGGACGGATTTCCGGGTATTCAACACCTGTTTTACGTCGGATCGGAATCCTTCATGTTTTTTGGGGCCACCAGCATCCACGAGCAGCGGGCCGGTGAATTGATCCCCCTATTCCGCAACGTGATCGGTTCCATTCCCGGCATGCTCGGCGTGAGCCTGCAGGCCGGGATTTTTCAAACCAGGCTGGGCCGCGGCCGGACCATCGACATCGACATCGTGGGGCCGAATCTGGAGGAACTGGTGACCGTGGGCGGAGCCATGTTCGGCATGCTCCGGGGCATCTATCCCGGAGCCCAGGTCCGCCCGATCCCATCCCTGGAATTAACCTACCCCGAGATACGTTTCATTCCGGACCGGGATCGGCTCAGGGCGGCTGGAATGACGTCCGCGGACCTGGGGCTGGCCCTGGACGTGCTGACCCATGGACGCAGGATCGGCGAATTCAAGGAAGAGGGGCGGAAAACCATCGATCTCGTGCTGCGTTCCTCCACCGAAACCATGGCCAACCCTGAAGTTTTGCATTCAGCCCTCGTGGCGACACCCCAGGGCATTCCGCTGCCGGTCTCCTCACTGGCATCTATGGAACGGACCACCGGCATCACCCAGATTCGGCACCTGGAGCGTCAGCGGACCGTGACCCTGCAATTGACGCCGCCCGAGGCCGTGACCTTGCAAGAGGCCATGGAAACCGTTGCAACCCAGGTTGTTCCCGCATTGCGTGCCCAGGGACTTTTGGCAAGCTCGAGTGTGGAAATGAGCGGCGTGGCCGACAAGCTGAACGAGACCCGCCTGGCCCTGCAATGGAATTTCGTGCTGGCCGTGCTGATAATTTATCTGCTCATGTCCGCCTTGTTCGGCAACTTTCTCTACCCGTTGATCATCCTGTTCACGGTTCCCCTGGCCACGGCCGGGGGATTCGTGGGACTGAAGCTGGTCAACGTGTTCATCGCGCCCCAGCCTCTGGACGTTCTGACCATGCTCGGCTTCGTTATTCTGGTGGGGGTCGTGGTGAACAATGCCATCCTGCTGGTCAACCAGTCGCTGATCAATGTCCGCCAGCTGGCCATGGAGCACCTGGAGGCCGTGCTGGAAGCCACCAGGGTCCGGCTGCGGCCCATCTACATGAGCATGGCCACCAGCATTTTCGGCATGCTGCCACTGGTGGTCTTTCCGGGACCGGGATCGGAACTTTACCGCGGACTTGGCAGCGTGGTTTTGGGCGGACTAGCTCTTTCAACGGTTTTTACCATTTTTGTGATTCCGTCTTTGCTGGCTTTTTTCATCCGCATGGAAACGCCCGGCTCGGCCGCCGGCTTTGACGATCCCCTGGGCAGACCTGAGCAGTGCGAAATCCCCGAGCAAATCCCCGATCAAACCTTTGATCAAACCAAGGGAGAGGCATATGAAAAGCTATCGTAAGGAATTGTGGTTTCATGTTACAGGGCGTCGGGCCTTCATCAACATCACCCCCCAGGTGGAGGAATGCCTGCGGGAAAGCGGCATCCGGGAAGGGCTGCTGTTGTGCAATGCCATGCATATCACGGCCAGCGTGTTCATCAACGACGATGAATCCGGGTTGCACCACGACTACGACGCCTGGCTGGAGCGGCTGGCGCCGCATGCTCCGATCAGCCAGTACCGCCACAACCGGACCGGCGAGGACAACGGCGACGCCCATTTGAAGCGCCAGATCATGGGCCGGGAGGTGGTGGTGGCCGTCACCGAGGGACGGCTGGATTTCGGAACCTGGGAGCGGATTTTTTATGGAGAGTTCGACGGCAACCGCCGCAAGCGGGTGTTGGTGAAGATCATTGGCGAATAGGTTGGGAAATTCGGCATCCGAATCCGAATTGGATCAGGAATTCATGCGGGGAGGCGGGGAGTGGACCGTTCCCCATGATTGTCAGGGATTGCGGCTGGATCAGGCGTTGATGCGGTGTACGTCCGGGCTGGGGCGGCGAGGAGCCCGGAGAGTATTTGAGCAGTGCCTGGTTCTGGTGGAGGGACGACGACGCGTGGCCGGATTCAGGGTCCAGGCTGGACAGCGGATCAGTCTGAGGCCTCTGGAGAGTGGACGCGGCGATGTGGAGAGCCGGAATCCGGATGACCATCTTCCGGTTGTGTTGGCGGCTCGCGATGAATCCTTCGCGGCACTTGTCAAGCCAAGCGGGATGCACAGTGAAGTTGTGGCCGGAAGCACTGGACCCAGTATTGAAGCGGTGTTGCCGGAACTCTTTCCGGGCATTCCGGCGATCTTGCTCAACCGCCTGGATCAATCCGTTTCAGGTCTTTTGCTGGTGGCCCTGGGTGATCCGGCGGCGCAAAAATATGCCGCCTGGCAGGAGCAGGGCCTGGTGCGGAAGCAATATCTGGCAGCGGTTCGTGGAAATCTCAGCGAAGAGATGTTGATTCAAACGACCCTGGACACGGCCAAACGGCGAAGGGTTCGTCCCATACCCGGAATCGAGCCGGACCCCTTGCGGTGGACTCGGGCTTTGCCGCTTTCATCGAGTGATGAGCGAGATGAGAGTCTGGTTCTTGTGGAAATACTGAAAGGGCGGCGGCATCAGATCAGGGCGCATCTGGCCTGGGCCGGCCATCCGGTGGTTCTTGATCCCCTGTACGGGCCGGGGCCGGATCTGGGATGGATCTATCTGCATCACTGCAGAATAGATTTGCCGGATTTTTCCGCTTCTGTCTTGCCCTGTTGGAAGGAATGGCAAGTGAACCCGTTATGGAAGCATTCGCTTCCGGAAGATCAATCCGGCTGACGCTTAGACATTTTTCATGGGGAAGGACTTGACGATGATGTTTTCACCATGGGAGTCGGTTACCACGATCTGCGTCGCGGCCAAGTCGTTCTTGTCCAATCCCGACGGCAGGTGCAGACGGGTGTTGATGTTTCGAAAGTTGCGGATCCTGAATTGAGGTATCTCTTCGTTTCCAAGAGCCCAATAAGTTTCGTCGTCCTTGCTGATAAAATTGATGGAGATTTTGCCGGACAGGATGTCGTTGGTGAGGTTGCTCAAGTCAAAGCTTGCCAAAAAGCCTCCTTCTGCAACCGAAAGCTGAACGTTGCCCAGCGCGGCCTTGCGTAAGTCCAGATCCTGCAGCACAGCTATTCTCTCTTCCGATTGTTCCTGCAGCGATGCAACTTCAACGGTCTGCCCGTCTTCAAGCTTGAACTGCACTCCGGAAGCGGCCTCTGGAGCCGTTTCCAGGTTATTGAAGGATATGTCCAGAATTTGCTCGGGCTGGTCCAATGGACCGAGCAGTTTTGCTGTTGATTCTTCGGGCAAGGCATCCCATGGCGAAGTCTTTTGCGCGGCAGGAGGGTTTTTCTGTGCGGTAAGCCCGGTCAGGTCGAAATAATCTTTCTGGAATAACCATATGCCCCCGCCGATGAACGTAATGAGCACGGCAACAGCCACGGAAGATCCCAAAAAAGGAAAACTCCTGCCCGTGGGAACCTGCTCAACAGGAGACCATTTCGTCAGATCGGATTCCGCATTGAACTCCCTGAGGACGTCTTCCAGGGGAGCCGTATCCAATCCTAGGAAATTGGCATAGTTTCTAACAAAGCTCTTCAGATATACCGGATGCGGCAAAGCCGCCTCGTCTGCTTCTTCAATCGCTTTGAGGGCAGAGCTGTTGATCCTGGTCGCCGTGGTAACGTCAGCTAGTTCCAGCCCTTGACGCAGCCTCTCGCTCTGGAGCATTTTTCCAAGTTCATTCATGTCCATGCTCGATCTCCAATAGGTATTTCGCTAGTCTAGTATTGATGATGCAACAGTACATCGTTGCCTTCAAAATCGTCTTTCGAACAGCTACTACATTCTTTTGCGAGAGGAATAAACCTGCTGGGCATCAGGATTTGCAATTTTTCAACCTCAATTTGACTATTTCACTGGCAGCTTGGAGACGCTATGGTAAAAAGGTATTTCGGTAAAAACCGGAATTCAGGTTTTTCCTTGGCGTTCGACTGCCCACTCATTTGGGCAGTTACGAAAGGTGCTGTTACGAGAGTCGGCGGTTAGCCCTGATAGACTTGGATTTGGATTGTTCCCTGAAGTGCGTCCGAGGCGCTCGAAGCCATGACATGGGCTTCGGTCATTCCGAGGATGGTCTCGATGGGCATGATGGGCGAGAGGCGAGCGGCAAGTTCGGCAACAAGTACGGTGCTCTTGGCCAGGCCTCCGGTGATGACCAGGGCATCCACCGGTAAAGGGTCGGTAGAGGTGATCAGGGCAGGCAGCAGGGAGGTTGCATGCCGAGCAATGTTGTAGGCAAAGGCATGGAAAACATCTTGAGCATGTCGATCGCCTTCGCGGATTCGCGATTCCACGACGCGAAAATCATTGGTGCCCAGGTGAGCCAGGATGCCGCCTCCGCGCAGGACAGCCCGGCGAAGGCCGGGAACATCGTAATCGCCGTTTTCAAGCAGACGAAGGACTTCCATGACCGGCAAGGCGCCGGTGCGTTCGGGAGTCATGGGACCTTCGCCGTCCAGGGCGTTGGTCACCTCCACGACACGGCCGCGCAGGTGGGCCCCGATACTGATTCCTCCGCCAAGATGGGCGACGATGAACTTGCCTGCCTCATACTTCAGGCCCCGGCGACGGGCGGCTTCCCGGGCCGCGCCGCGCTGGGACAGAGCATGAAAAGCACTTCGTCGATGCACTTGCGGCAATCCTGTGGGTCTGGCTTCCGCGCTCAGTTCGTCCGTGACCACCGGATCCACCACAAGGGCTCTGCCTCCGAAGCGTGAGGCCAACTCCAGGGCCAGCGGCGCGCCCAGATTGCAGGGGTGCTCGCCGTAACGCTGATTCCGAAGATCATCGATCATTTGTTCGTTGATGTCGTAGACGCCGCCGGGCAACGGAGCCAGCAATCCGCCGCGCCCGACCACGGCATCAAGGCGTAGATCTCCAAAAGCCGACTCGGCAAGGGCTTTGAGGACTGTATCCAGGCGCATGGCATACTGACTCCAGACATCGGCGAAAGCAGCCAGCTGCATTTTGGGATGCTGTTCATCGCGGGAAAGGATCGGCTTGCCGTCCTGGAAAAGGACGACTTTCGTGGATGTGGAGCCGGGATTGATGGTCAGGATGGCATGTTGCATACAGCTATAGTTCTGGAGCGGATGATTTTTGGAAAAGTGTCGGCAGTGGTCAGGATGATCGGCCTCTTGCGAGAAAAACCGCCAAGGCGATGGACAGGAACTTGGAGCGGGGGCTGTCGGCTCGGGAGGGCACGACAATGGGAACGGAACTGCCGACGACCACGCCGGCCACATCCAGGCCAAGCAGGGTGTTCAGGCACTTGTAAAGCATATTGCCGCTTTCGATGTCCGGGGTGATGAGAATATCGGCATGCCCGGCGACTTCGTCGACAAAATGCTTGCTGGCCGCGGACCGGGCGGACAAGGCGATGTCCAGGGCCATGGGGCCGGCGACGCGCGCATCGCCAAAAGCGCCTTCGGCGCCCATTCGGGCGATCAGGTCCGCGTCCAGGGTGGCGGGCATTGCCGGATAATTTACCTTCTCCGTGGCGGCAAGCAGGGCAACTCTGGGGCGTACAATTCCCAGCTTGCGCGCCACGGCCAGGGCGTTGCGCACGATTTCCACCTTGCGTTGCAGGTTGGGGCGGATGTTCACCGCCGCGTCGCTGAGCAGCAGCAGTTTTTCAGCATGAGGATTCTCGAATACCGTGACATGGCTGATGATGCCCTGGGGCGGAACACCATGGGTCTTGTCCAGCACGGCCTTGAGCAGCGTGCTCGTGCCGACGCCGCCTTTCATGATCAAATCCGCCTCGTGCTCCCGGAACATGCGCACGGCTTCGCGCACAGCGGCGACGTCGTCAGGAAGATGCACCTGGTGCAATGCGGAAATGTCCGTTCGCAGGTCCCGGGCGATACGGCTGGTGGTCTCCATGTCGCCGATAAGCACCGGATCGATCAGCCCCGCGGCATAGGCATTCAGGGCCGCTTCCAGTGCATAGGCGTCTCCGGAACGGGCAATGGCCAGTCGGGGAGGATTGTCATCCGGTATGGACCGGCGAACCAGTTCGTCAAGAGAGGCTATGGGCATCAGTCAGTGCCTTGCAGTCAGTCGTCGCCGCGCTTGAGAGCAATCATTCCCGAACGACAAAGGCTTTTGATGCCAAAGGGGGCGAGCATCTTGATCAGGCCATCGACCCGTTCCCGGTCTCCGCTCATTTCCACCGTGATCGATCGCTGTCCCATGCCCACCACGTTGGCCCGGAAAACCTCGAAGATCTGCATGATCTGCGTGGTGCAGGCGGATTCCATGGCCACCTTGACCAGAACCAGTTCCCGGTCGACGAATTCCTTGCGCCGCAGATCATCCATGCTGATGATCACATCCATGTCGGCCATTTCCTCAGTGATGCGCTGAATGTCGTCCTCCGATCCATCCAGGCCGATGGTCAGGCGCGATATTGTCGGGTCTTCCGTCTCACCCGCGGAGATGCTGCGGATGTTGACGTTGTATTTGCGGATCGCCTGGGCCATGTCGGCCAGAACACCTGGGCTGTTCTTCGTCAGGGCGGAAATGGTCTGAGTCATGATCCTAGATGCTCCTCATTTAGCAAGATCTTTGGTGTACATAAATGTAATAATCGAGGCATGAAAAGCACAATCAGGAGAAAAAATCTATACAAAATTGTAAGAATAAAATGGCGAGTGTTCTGTTTGAGCCACTAACATTCCAGAATACTGCGTCTTATTTTTTTGGAACAACAGTTGCAAGATGTATTGCGATTTCGAGGCAATGAAAGTGATGGCAACTTCAGGCGTCGCATTCAACCCTTACACGCTAATTCATATCATACTGTTTCAAGTCCAGTATTTCTTGAGGCCACGATATTTGTCAACACAAGGAAATATAAGCAAAGGAGAAGATTTAATGAGTGGAATCCAGTCTCGCTTGAACGCCATTTCGGCGGTTACCAACTACTCGCCGACAGCGGCGCCGTTGAATTTCGCGGAAACAAAACCTACGGACCTGTTCGGTTGTAATGTCTTCAATCACAAGGTGATGAAGGAACGTCTGCCCGGAGATGCCTACAAGTCCCTGAAGAAAACCATCGAATACGGAGAAAAGCTGGACTCGGCCCTGGCCGACATCGTGGCCAACGCCATGAAAGACTGGGCCATTGAACGCGGGGCGACCCATTTTACCCACGTGTTTTATCCCCTGACCGGGTTGACGGCGGAAAAGCACGATGCGTTTCTTGTTCCGGATGGGAACGGTGGCGCTTTGGCCCAGTTCAGCGGCCAAATGCTGATCCAGGGCGAGCCGGATGCCTCCAGTTTTCCCTCCGGAGGACTGCGGACCACCTTTGAAGCCCGCGGCTACACAGCCTGGGACGTGACCAGTCCGGCATACATTCTGGAAAACCCCAATGGAACATTTTTGTGTATTCCCACGGCTTTCGTCTCCTGGACCGGAGAGGCCCTGGACAAAAAAACGCCGCTTCTGCGTTCCCTGCAGGCATTGAACAAGCAGGCCAAGCGCGTGCTTCAGCTTTTCGGCGTGGAGACCAAGCTCCCCGTCATTTCCTATGCCGGACCGGAACAGGAATATTTCCTTATCGACCGAAATTTCGTCTTCAGCCGTCCGGATCTGCTCATCGCCGGTCGAACATTGTTCGGCGCCAAACCGGCCAAGGGACAAGAGTTCGAGGACCAGTACTTTGGAGCAATCCCGCGCCGGGTACTGTCCTTTATGATGGAAGTGGACCGCGAACTGTACAAGCTTGGGGTGCCCGTGAAAACGCGCCACAACGAGGTGGCGCCGGGGCAGTACGAAATCGCGCCTATCTTCGAGGCCGGCAACCTGGCCACGGACCACAACCAGCTGGTCATGACCGTATTGCGCAACGTGGCCAAGCGGTACGGGATGGAGTGCCTGTTGCACGAAAAACCTTTTGCCGGGATCAACGGCTCCGGCAAACATCTCAACTACTCGCTGGGCAATGCCGAACTGGGCAGCTTGTTCGACCCGGGTGAAACGCCGCATGAGAATGCCCAGTTCCTGATCTTCTGCGCAGCGGCCATTCGGGCAATGCATCGATATGGCGCATTGCTGCGGGCCACTGTGGCCACGGCTTGCAATGATCATCGCCTTGGCGCCAATGAAGCGCCTCCGGCTATCATGTCGGTCTACCTTGGAGCGCAGTTAACCGAAGTCTTCGAGCAGATCAAAAGCGGCAACATCAAGGGATCGAAAAAGAAGGACGTCCTGACCGTGGGCGTGGACACCCTTCCGCCGTTGCCCATGGATCCGGGCGACCGCAACCGGACCAGCCCGTTCGCTTTTACGGGCAACAGGTTTGAATTCAGAGCTGTTGGTTCTTCGCAGTCCATTGCAGGCCCGCAGGTCGCTTTGAACACCATGATGACCGAGTCCCTTGATTACATCGCCTCGGAACTGGAAAAAGCCACCAAGGGCGATCCGGAAAAGTTGAATACGGCTGTCCAGAGCCTGTTGAAGAAAATCATCACTGAGCATGAAGCGATTATTTTCAACGGAGACGGCTACTCCGAGGAATGGCACAAGGAGGCTGCAAAACGCGGCCTGCCCAATCTGAAGACGACTCCGGAAGCTCTTCCGGAAATCACAGCCAAACCGGTCATTGAATTGTTCACTAAATACGGCGTGCTGTCAGAGGCGGAACTGCATTCCCGCCAGGAAATCTACCTGGAACAGTACAGCAAGAGCATCAACACCGAAGCCAACCTGGTCATCCGGATGGCCAAGACCATCATCTTCCCGGCTGCCATGCGATATCAGGGCGAGTTGGCCGCGACCTGCGCCAACCTGAAGGCCATCGGACATGATGTGAAGATGATCACTCTCGAAGACGTGACGGCAAAATTGCGCATGATGCAGAAATCCGTAGGGGACCTGGAAGACGTCCTGGAGAAGGTGCCGCACGGAGACACACTCAAGGAAGCAAAGTATTTCTGCGATTCGGTTTTGCCGGCCATTAACACTGTCCGGGAATGGGCGGACAGTTTGGAAATCGTCGTAGCCGACGATCTGTGGGTTTTGCCTAGTTATCAGGAAATGCTGTTCATCAAATAAACGATTCACACCCTCCTCCAATGCAAAAGGCCGCCCCACATGGGGCGGCCTTTTGCATTTTTGCATTGGGGGCAGCTATCAAGTGACGCTGTGATTTACGGCTTCAACGGCAAAAAGCAACTGCGCCAGATGCTGAAACTGCTTCGGAGACAGTTCCTCGGGACGGCATTCCGGCTTCAGTCCCTGGTCAATGAGCCACATGGTCAGGTATTCATGCCAGAAGGACCGAAGGATTGTCTTCAGTTGCTTGCGACGCTGCTGAAAGCAGATGTTCAACAATTTACGAAGAGCCGGGCCGCAAGTTGTCCGTTCTTCATTGGGCAGGGGAAGGAAACGTATTACCGCGGAATCGATTTTCGGTCTGGGATAAAAGACATGAGGGCCAAC contains these protein-coding regions:
- a CDS encoding secondary thiamine-phosphate synthase enzyme YjbQ, which gives rise to MKSYRKELWFHVTGRRAFINITPQVEECLRESGIREGLLLCNAMHITASVFINDDESGLHHDYDAWLERLAPHAPISQYRHNRTGEDNGDAHLKRQIMGREVVVAVTEGRLDFGTWERIFYGEFDGNRRKRVLVKIIGE
- a CDS encoding helix-turn-helix domain-containing protein: MDMNELGKMLQSERLRQGLELADVTTATRINSSALKAIEEADEAALPHPVYLKSFVRNYANFLGLDTAPLEDVLREFNAESDLTKWSPVEQVPTGRSFPFLGSSVAVAVLITFIGGGIWLFQKDYFDLTGLTAQKNPPAAQKTSPWDALPEESTAKLLGPLDQPEQILDISFNNLETAPEAASGVQFKLEDGQTVEVASLQEQSEERIAVLQDLDLRKAALGNVQLSVAEGGFLASFDLSNLTNDILSGKISINFISKDDETYWALGNEEIPQFRIRNFRNINTRLHLPSGLDKNDLAATQIVVTDSHGENIIVKSFPMKNV
- the buk gene encoding butyrate kinase, which gives rise to MQHAILTINPGSTSTKVVLFQDGKPILSRDEQHPKMQLAAFADVWSQYAMRLDTVLKALAESAFGDLRLDAVVGRGGLLAPLPGGVYDINEQMIDDLRNQRYGEHPCNLGAPLALELASRFGGRALVVDPVVTDELSAEARPTGLPQVHRRSAFHALSQRGAAREAARRRGLKYEAGKFIVAHLGGGISIGAHLRGRVVEVTNALDGEGPMTPERTGALPVMEVLRLLENGDYDVPGLRRAVLRGGGILAHLGTNDFRVVESRIREGDRHAQDVFHAFAYNIARHATSLLPALITSTDPLPVDALVITGGLAKSTVLVAELAARLSPIMPIETILGMTEAHVMASSASDALQGTIQIQVYQG
- a CDS encoding pseudouridine synthase family protein, which translates into the protein MANRLGNSASESELDQEFMRGGGEWTVPHDCQGLRLDQALMRCTSGLGRRGARRVFEQCLVLVEGRRRVAGFRVQAGQRISLRPLESGRGDVESRNPDDHLPVVLAARDESFAALVKPSGMHSEVVAGSTGPSIEAVLPELFPGIPAILLNRLDQSVSGLLLVALGDPAAQKYAAWQEQGLVRKQYLAAVRGNLSEEMLIQTTLDTAKRRRVRPIPGIEPDPLRWTRALPLSSSDERDESLVLVEILKGRRHQIRAHLAWAGHPVVLDPLYGPGPDLGWIYLHHCRIDLPDFSASVLPCWKEWQVNPLWKHSLPEDQSG
- a CDS encoding efflux RND transporter permease subunit, producing the protein MNPISFAIRNPVTIMVGVIFVVLFGLISLFGMPYQLSPTVVEPEISVQTVWVGATPYEIERDIIEEQENVLKGIPGLLEMESESFSSFGRINLRFSLGTNVDDALLRVSNKLNEVRSYPQGADRPVISATGAASSPVIWTSLRVLPDNPQDIDTYRTFFENEVRQNLERVEGVADLFVFGGTQREMHVVVLPERLAAYGMTLNEVVRGLQSENVNVAAGSIDVGRRDYRIRTVAEFQSPAEIENIPLRSTGLQRVFLRDVGHAEFGYEKPSAAMLHKGQKGITVGVQAEPGTNVLDLTDRMEAVVQGLNRDLLNPNGLNLEWLADERNYILGAIGLVQQNILIGGTLALIVLFVFLRRISTTSIAAGAIPISIIGTFIFMNALGRNLNVVSLAGISFAVGMLVDSTIVVLENIDRHLKMRKPTCQAALDGTREVWGAILASTLTTVAVFLPVVFIQEEAGQLFKDIAIAVTCAISLSLLVSVMVIPSLTCQIFRVVSSVKPRDLGPLQRLGGFMVNLIMFFVRQAVRNWFTRILTVSGLTAAALLIAWLFFPKMDYLPQGNRNLILNILIPPPGLSYPERVEIGRHIHERLQPHYDQDRDGFPGIQHLFYVGSESFMFFGATSIHEQRAGELIPLFRNVIGSIPGMLGVSLQAGIFQTRLGRGRTIDIDIVGPNLEELVTVGGAMFGMLRGIYPGAQVRPIPSLELTYPEIRFIPDRDRLRAAGMTSADLGLALDVLTHGRRIGEFKEEGRKTIDLVLRSSTETMANPEVLHSALVATPQGIPLPVSSLASMERTTGITQIRHLERQRTVTLQLTPPEAVTLQEAMETVATQVVPALRAQGLLASSSVEMSGVADKLNETRLALQWNFVLAVLIIYLLMSALFGNFLYPLIILFTVPLATAGGFVGLKLVNVFIAPQPLDVLTMLGFVILVGVVVNNAILLVNQSLINVRQLAMEHLEAVLEATRVRLRPIYMSMATSIFGMLPLVVFPGPGSELYRGLGSVVLGGLALSTVFTIFVIPSLLAFFIRMETPGSAAGFDDPLGRPEQCEIPEQIPDQTFDQTKGEAYEKLS
- the ilvN gene encoding acetolactate synthase small subunit; this translates as MTQTISALTKNSPGVLADMAQAIRKYNVNIRSISAGETEDPTISRLTIGLDGSEDDIQRITEEMADMDVIISMDDLRRKEFVDRELVLVKVAMESACTTQIMQIFEVFRANVVGMGQRSITVEMSGDRERVDGLIKMLAPFGIKSLCRSGMIALKRGDD
- a CDS encoding glutamine synthetase III — its product is MSGIQSRLNAISAVTNYSPTAAPLNFAETKPTDLFGCNVFNHKVMKERLPGDAYKSLKKTIEYGEKLDSALADIVANAMKDWAIERGATHFTHVFYPLTGLTAEKHDAFLVPDGNGGALAQFSGQMLIQGEPDASSFPSGGLRTTFEARGYTAWDVTSPAYILENPNGTFLCIPTAFVSWTGEALDKKTPLLRSLQALNKQAKRVLQLFGVETKLPVISYAGPEQEYFLIDRNFVFSRPDLLIAGRTLFGAKPAKGQEFEDQYFGAIPRRVLSFMMEVDRELYKLGVPVKTRHNEVAPGQYEIAPIFEAGNLATDHNQLVMTVLRNVAKRYGMECLLHEKPFAGINGSGKHLNYSLGNAELGSLFDPGETPHENAQFLIFCAAAIRAMHRYGALLRATVATACNDHRLGANEAPPAIMSVYLGAQLTEVFEQIKSGNIKGSKKKDVLTVGVDTLPPLPMDPGDRNRTSPFAFTGNRFEFRAVGSSQSIAGPQVALNTMMTESLDYIASELEKATKGDPEKLNTAVQSLLKKIITEHEAIIFNGDGYSEEWHKEAAKRGLPNLKTTPEALPEITAKPVIELFTKYGVLSEAELHSRQEIYLEQYSKSINTEANLVIRMAKTIIFPAAMRYQGELAATCANLKAIGHDVKMITLEDVTAKLRMMQKSVGDLEDVLEKVPHGDTLKEAKYFCDSVLPAINTVREWADSLEIVVADDLWVLPSYQEMLFIK
- a CDS encoding phosphate acyltransferase, which codes for MPIASLDELVRRSIPDDNPPRLAIARSGDAYALEAALNAYAAGLIDPVLIGDMETTSRIARDLRTDISALHQVHLPDDVAAVREAVRMFREHEADLIMKGGVGTSTLLKAVLDKTHGVPPQGIISHVTVFENPHAEKLLLLSDAAVNIRPNLQRKVEIVRNALAVARKLGIVRPRVALLAATEKVNYPAMPATLDADLIARMGAEGAFGDARVAGPMALDIALSARSAASKHFVDEVAGHADILITPDIESGNMLYKCLNTLLGLDVAGVVVGSSVPIVVPSRADSPRSKFLSIALAVFLARGRSS